Proteins found in one Carcharodon carcharias isolate sCarCar2 chromosome 8, sCarCar2.pri, whole genome shotgun sequence genomic segment:
- the LOC121281012 gene encoding LOW QUALITY PROTEIN: surfeit locus protein 4-like (The sequence of the model RefSeq protein was modified relative to this genomic sequence to represent the inferred CDS: inserted 1 base in 1 codon), translating into MTKHYLPHLARLCLISTFLEDGIRMWFQWNEQRDYIEATWNCGYFLATCFVLTNLLGQLGGCILILSXNFVQYACFGLFGIIGLQTVAYSILWDLKFLMRNLALGGGLLLLLAESRSEGKSMFAGVPTISESSPKQYMQLGGRVLLILMFMTLLHFNASFFSIIQNVVGTGLIVLVAIGFKTKLAALTLVIWLFSLNLYFNAFWTIPAYKPMHDFLKYDFFQSMSVIGGLLLVVALGPGGVSMDEKKKEW; encoded by the exons ATGACCAAACATTACCTGCCTCACCTAGCCCGCCTGTGTCTAATAAGCACCTTTCTGGAGGACGGGATTCGCATGTGGTTTCAGTGGAATGAACAGCGGGATTATATCGAGGCAACCTGGAATTGTGGCTATTTCCTAGCTACCTGCTTTGTACTGACCAATCTCTTGGGGCAGTTAG GTGGATGCATCCTGATATTAA AGAATTTTGTACAATATGCCTGCTTTGGACTGTTTGGAATTATAGGATTGCAG ACTGTCGCCTACAGTATTTTATGGGATTTGAAGTTCCTGATGAG gaaCCTTGCCCTTGGAGGtggcttgctgctgctgttggctgagtCCAGGTCAGAAGGTAAAAGCATGTTTGCTGGTGTTCCAACAATCAGCGAGAGCTCACCGAAACAGTACATGCAGCTGGGGGGTCGCGTTCTGCTCATCCTGATGTTCATGACCTTGCTGCATTTTAATGCCAGCTTCTTCTCG ATTATCCAGAATGTGGTGGGAACAGGTTTGATTGTCTTGGTGGCGATCGGCTTCAAAACTAAGCTGGCGGCGCTGACCCTGGTCATCTGGCTCTTCAGTCTCAACCTCTACTTCAACGCCTTCTGGACAATCCCGGCCTACAAACCCATGCACGACTTCCTGAAATACGACTTCTTCCAGAGCATGTCTGTGATTGGGGGGTTGCTGCTTGTGGTTGCCCTTGGCCCTGGTGGCGTTTCAATGGACGAGAAGAAGAAAGAGTGGTGA